The following are from one region of the Petrotoga mobilis SJ95 genome:
- the pruA gene encoding L-glutamate gamma-semialdehyde dehydrogenase, which translates to MNNSIPIYEMPENEPILNYEPGSKEKKELKEKLSKLKNDKIEIPLIIGGKEVRTGDLGKCVMPHDHNYVLAEYHKASEKEIEMAIKSSLEAKKVWDKFSWVDRQSIFKKAAELLSTNWRSTLNAATMLGQSKNVFQAEIDSACELIDFLRFNSYYATKIYMDQPKSTKGIWNRLEYRPLEGFVFAVTPFNFTSIAGNLPTAPAIMGNTVLWKPASSAVYSAYFFMKLLQEAGLPDGVINFIPGSGSKIGSIVFKDPNFTGLHFTGSAPTFQNMWETIGKNIRNYKTYPRIVGETGGKDFVIAHESSEIETLATALIRGAFEYQGQKCSAVSRAYIPNNIWPKVKENLIENLKEIKIGSPENFTNFMNAVIDKEAFDKIKSYIDFAKESNEAEIIYDGKCDDSIGYFIEPTVILTTNPKFKTMEEEIFGPVLSIYVYDAKEFDSVLKLCDETSPYGLTGAIFAQDRNAIKKAEEVLVNAAGNFYINDKPTGAVVAQQPFGGSRASGTNDKAGSVINLLRWVSTRAIKENFAPPKDFKYPFMKEE; encoded by the coding sequence TTGAACAACTCAATACCTATTTACGAAATGCCTGAAAATGAGCCAATTTTAAACTATGAGCCTGGAAGTAAAGAAAAAAAAGAATTGAAAGAAAAACTTTCCAAACTAAAAAACGATAAAATCGAAATACCTCTTATAATAGGTGGGAAAGAAGTAAGAACCGGTGATCTTGGAAAATGTGTTATGCCACATGATCATAACTATGTCTTAGCAGAATATCACAAAGCTAGTGAAAAAGAAATCGAAATGGCAATAAAAAGTTCCTTAGAGGCAAAGAAAGTGTGGGATAAATTTTCATGGGTTGATAGACAATCCATTTTCAAAAAAGCAGCTGAACTGTTATCGACGAATTGGAGGTCAACATTAAATGCCGCTACCATGCTTGGTCAAAGCAAAAATGTATTTCAAGCGGAAATAGATTCAGCCTGTGAATTGATAGACTTTTTGAGATTCAACTCATACTATGCAACAAAGATATACATGGATCAACCAAAATCTACAAAAGGTATTTGGAACAGATTAGAGTATAGACCTTTAGAAGGCTTTGTTTTCGCAGTTACTCCATTTAATTTTACTTCCATAGCAGGAAACCTACCCACTGCTCCTGCTATCATGGGAAATACGGTTTTGTGGAAACCAGCATCTTCGGCCGTATATTCGGCATATTTCTTTATGAAATTGCTACAAGAAGCCGGCTTACCCGATGGCGTAATAAATTTCATACCTGGTTCAGGGTCCAAAATTGGAAGTATAGTTTTTAAAGATCCTAACTTTACGGGATTACATTTCACTGGTTCAGCTCCAACATTTCAAAATATGTGGGAAACAATTGGGAAGAACATAAGAAATTACAAAACTTACCCAAGAATAGTAGGGGAAACAGGTGGAAAAGACTTTGTGATTGCACACGAAAGTAGTGAAATAGAAACACTGGCAACAGCGCTAATTAGGGGAGCCTTTGAATATCAAGGTCAAAAATGTTCGGCTGTCTCAAGAGCTTATATACCTAACAACATCTGGCCGAAGGTAAAAGAAAATTTGATCGAAAATTTGAAAGAAATTAAAATCGGCTCTCCAGAAAATTTCACCAACTTTATGAATGCTGTAATTGACAAAGAGGCTTTTGATAAGATAAAAAGTTACATAGATTTTGCAAAGGAAAGTAATGAAGCAGAAATAATCTATGATGGAAAGTGTGATGATTCTATTGGATATTTCATTGAGCCAACTGTAATATTAACTACTAATCCAAAGTTTAAAACTATGGAAGAAGAAATATTCGGCCCTGTTTTGAGTATTTACGTTTACGATGCAAAAGAATTTGACAGTGTATTGAAATTATGTGATGAAACTTCACCCTATGGTTTGACTGGAGCGATCTTCGCTCAAGATAGAAATGCTATTAAAAAGGCAGAAGAAGTACTCGTTAACGCTGCCGGAAACTTCTACATCAACGATAAACCTACAGGTGCTGTAGTAGCTCAACAACCGTTTGGTGGTTCAAGGGCTTCAGGAACAAACGACAAAGCTGGAAGCGTTATAAACCTTTTAAGATGGGTTTCCACCAGAGCAATTAAAGAAAATTTTGCTCCACCAAAAGATTTCAAATATCCATTCATGAAAGAAGAATGA
- a CDS encoding ABC transporter permease, with protein sequence MKNNRMFSLMSIFYKETFRNGIEVFFTLLLPVLLLLLFGFIFGTETDQSVEYKLGIAGNFEGGIVEALPYEILIFEDKNSLSQALESDQIDIGIIMVENNQITFVEKETDINNQSNIFLKLKLQSFLKKYLIGMNEDYINLEFVETPIGESQENSLDFILTGVIGLSLLSGGMFSMINVFGRYRKLGTIKRFKASPMKPIEFTLSASSTKLFLNLISMFIIVFLGKIIFDLSLTFNWGLLVIVFFTSSIGMMGFGILLLLLFKEPSVTIEIASILYVVMTFFSGVYFPVEFLPTSVRWVSNILPVKYVVDVIRYTGNIKQINLNEFLIINLVLFVGGLFLLFVSSKVFLKEER encoded by the coding sequence GTGAAAAATAATCGCATGTTTTCGTTAATGAGTATATTTTATAAAGAAACCTTTAGAAACGGTATAGAAGTGTTCTTTACCCTACTTCTACCTGTACTATTGCTGTTGCTTTTCGGGTTTATTTTTGGTACAGAAACTGACCAAAGTGTGGAATATAAATTGGGAATCGCTGGTAACTTTGAAGGGGGAATTGTAGAAGCTCTTCCTTATGAAATTTTGATTTTTGAGGACAAAAACTCTTTAAGTCAAGCTTTAGAAAGTGATCAAATCGATATTGGAATAATTATGGTTGAGAATAATCAAATAACTTTTGTCGAAAAAGAAACAGACATAAATAATCAGAGCAATATATTTTTAAAGTTAAAATTGCAAAGTTTTTTGAAAAAGTATTTAATAGGTATGAATGAAGATTATATAAACTTGGAATTTGTTGAAACCCCCATAGGAGAAAGTCAAGAAAATTCTTTGGATTTTATTTTGACAGGGGTTATAGGATTATCGCTTTTATCAGGTGGAATGTTTTCAATGATAAATGTATTTGGAAGATATCGAAAACTAGGTACAATTAAAAGATTTAAAGCCTCACCAATGAAACCGATAGAATTTACTTTATCGGCTTCATCCACTAAGCTTTTTTTGAATCTCATATCCATGTTTATTATAGTTTTTTTGGGTAAAATAATATTTGATTTGAGTTTGACATTCAACTGGGGACTGCTTGTTATAGTGTTTTTTACTTCATCTATAGGAATGATGGGATTTGGGATATTGCTTTTATTGTTGTTCAAAGAACCTTCGGTAACAATAGAAATTGCTTCTATCCTTTATGTTGTAATGACTTTCTTTTCAGGGGTATATTTCCCTGTTGAATTTTTGCCCACTTCTGTCAGATGGGTAAGTAATATTTTACCGGTTAAGTATGTGGTGGATGTAATAAGGTACACAGGAAATATCAAACAGATTAACTTAAACGAATTTTTAATAATTAATTTGGTTTTGTTTGTAGGAGGGCTTTTTCTCTTGTTTGTCTCGTCTAAAGTTTTTCTGAAAGAAGAGAGATAA
- a CDS encoding ABC transporter permease — translation MKKIRNLTKAFFVNSSREFAVPFWTIIFPTLFFVLFVGIFENIGTSENLDLKVGIYYEEPLQGVIKTTFDDVFSPSDSNDIPFQVVEYDSFEKGLQNLKNSEISAFVVFPENFNLLNLKFFIETTEVPDIKVYYTNDSASMYAKDIFEVFIDEINIMMYTRGEEVKLTVNEEIIGIKQSEPYRYRDFLFPAIILMSVLTVAVFNMPFDFSYYVEKGVFKKLNSTPIKGNEYFFSFLLSHLILLLISLIVLYIEAYLFDVSSYIYKPGFIAYSGFSILVILSVGLLLSSFYKNMGSAEAISQVIYQATIFLSGFYFEVTNTPWFIRWYVYFNPATYLVDGLRKLMTGNVLVPVNIIVPVIWMMASILIFSMSYKGMVYREK, via the coding sequence ATGAAAAAAATCAGAAATCTCACAAAGGCCTTTTTTGTTAATTCTTCAAGAGAATTTGCTGTTCCTTTTTGGACTATAATATTTCCTACGTTATTTTTCGTTTTATTCGTGGGTATCTTTGAAAATATTGGCACCTCGGAAAATTTGGATTTGAAGGTTGGAATATATTACGAAGAGCCTTTGCAGGGAGTAATAAAAACCACCTTCGATGATGTCTTTTCTCCATCGGATTCCAATGATATCCCTTTTCAAGTAGTAGAGTATGATTCTTTTGAAAAAGGGCTTCAGAATTTAAAAAATTCTGAAATAAGTGCTTTTGTAGTGTTCCCTGAAAACTTTAATTTGCTGAATCTGAAATTTTTTATCGAAACCACTGAGGTTCCTGATATAAAAGTTTATTATACCAACGATAGTGCTTCTATGTATGCAAAAGACATTTTTGAAGTATTTATAGATGAAATCAATATAATGATGTATACAAGAGGGGAAGAAGTAAAACTAACTGTTAATGAAGAGATTATAGGGATAAAACAATCAGAACCTTATAGATACAGAGATTTCCTATTTCCTGCCATTATTTTGATGTCTGTTTTGACAGTAGCTGTATTTAATATGCCTTTTGATTTTTCATATTACGTTGAAAAAGGGGTTTTTAAAAAACTAAACTCTACTCCTATAAAAGGGAACGAATATTTTTTTAGTTTTTTACTTTCACATCTCATTTTACTGTTAATTTCTTTGATAGTTTTATACATTGAGGCTTACCTTTTTGATGTTAGTTCATATATATATAAACCAGGGTTTATAGCTTACAGTGGTTTTTCAATCCTGGTAATACTGAGTGTTGGCCTTCTTCTTTCTTCATTCTATAAAAATATGGGATCCGCCGAAGCGATTTCTCAGGTCATATATCAAGCGACCATTTTTTTAAGCGGATTTTATTTTGAAGTTACTAATACACCTTGGTTTATAAGATGGTACGTTTATTTTAACCCTGCTACTTATTTAGTAGATGGGTTGAGAAAGTTGATGACTGGTAATGTTCTTGTCCCCGTTAATATAATTGTTCCTGTTATCTGGATGATGGCATCTATCTTAATCTTTTCGATGAGTTATAAGGGGATGGTTTACCGTGAAAAATAA
- a CDS encoding ABC transporter ATP-binding protein translates to MESIIEVKNLKKYYKNVKAVDDVSFDVKKGEIVAILGPNGAGKTTTLEIIEGLRKKDAGEIYYFGKKIENVDSNIKERIGIQLQDTNFFPNLKVLETLKAFSGLYKNSLDVNKIMKDFNLEEKKNSRVSKLSGGQLQRLALATAVINDPVLLFLDEPTTGLDPQARRSTWEKIEDLRNSGKTIILTTHYMEEAEFLADRIYIFDQGRVIAQGTLNELIHSLKMDSIITFEINSNGNFDEVKEELFKDANFQVTKSENFYTIETKDVEGALVKIFEDAKIQKFDISNIVIRKPNLEDVFLHLTGKSLRD, encoded by the coding sequence ATGGAGAGTATTATTGAAGTGAAGAATTTGAAGAAGTATTATAAGAACGTAAAAGCGGTTGACGATGTTTCTTTTGATGTAAAAAAAGGAGAGATTGTTGCTATTTTAGGGCCAAATGGTGCTGGAAAAACAACAACACTTGAAATAATAGAAGGATTAAGAAAGAAAGATGCTGGAGAAATTTACTATTTCGGGAAAAAGATAGAAAACGTAGATTCTAATATTAAGGAAAGAATAGGCATTCAATTACAAGATACTAATTTTTTCCCAAATTTAAAAGTTTTGGAAACCCTTAAGGCGTTCTCGGGATTATACAAAAACAGTCTTGATGTAAATAAGATTATGAAAGATTTTAATCTTGAAGAAAAAAAGAATAGTAGGGTATCGAAACTTTCAGGTGGACAATTACAAAGATTAGCGTTAGCTACAGCGGTAATTAACGATCCTGTGTTGTTGTTTCTTGATGAGCCAACTACAGGGTTAGATCCTCAAGCAAGAAGAAGTACATGGGAAAAAATAGAAGACTTAAGAAATTCCGGGAAGACCATAATACTAACTACCCATTATATGGAAGAAGCTGAATTTTTGGCTGATAGGATCTACATTTTTGATCAAGGCAGGGTAATAGCCCAAGGAACACTTAATGAGCTTATACATTCATTGAAAATGGATTCCATAATCACCTTTGAAATTAACTCTAATGGGAATTTTGATGAGGTAAAAGAAGAGCTTTTCAAAGATGCAAATTTTCAAGTCACCAAAAGCGAAAATTTTTATACCATAGAAACAAAAGATGTAGAAGGTGCTCTTGTAAAAATATTTGAGGATGCAAAAATACAGAAATTTGATATATCGAATATTGTTATTAGAAAGCCTAACTTAGAGGATGTTTTTCTCCATTTAACCGGGAAAAGCTTAAGGGATTAG
- a CDS encoding MATE family efflux transporter, translating into MDIYKRIIRIAFPIALQQVIFTSVNFVDTLMIGLLGEVAIASVGLSNQFFFLYNLILFGLVSGGGIFFAQYWGKKDEDGLSRSVALTILSSLLFSIPFFLLSYFAPEMVLRFFSPDIEVIKAGIPYLKVIAFSYPLFAITMVFSFMLRSIGKAHLPLIITIIELSTNIVLNYLLIFGKLGFPVLGIKGAAIGTLIARAIGCIATVFIVYVGKLPGRAYFKHVAELNSKFVKNFFHYALPTLANEFAWSLGFTMYSVVYAHMGTDVIAAQRVMSTIEGFAVSVTFSIANAASVIIGNILGVSKFEEAFETSKKALKLAELISVIAAIIGIVTTFLVVDVFDVSEEVKNMVKVTIVISMGFLPVKIFNGMNVVGFLRAGGDTRFSFLVEASTLWLIGVPLAAVGGLILDLSFPTVYFLTMMEEIIKSIILFFRYRSKKWLRNVLEEA; encoded by the coding sequence TTTGTTGATACCTTAATGATTGGCCTTTTGGGGGAGGTTGCCATCGCTTCGGTTGGACTTTCAAACCAGTTTTTCTTCTTGTACAACTTAATATTATTTGGATTAGTCTCTGGAGGAGGCATTTTCTTTGCCCAGTATTGGGGGAAAAAAGATGAGGATGGTTTATCCCGTTCCGTTGCGTTAACTATCTTGTCCTCCCTTCTTTTCTCTATTCCATTCTTTTTATTGAGTTATTTCGCGCCAGAAATGGTTTTGAGATTTTTTAGTCCAGATATTGAAGTTATAAAAGCGGGAATCCCTTATTTAAAGGTAATTGCTTTCAGTTACCCCTTATTTGCAATTACGATGGTTTTTTCTTTTATGCTTAGAAGCATAGGAAAGGCTCATTTGCCATTGATAATAACTATTATAGAATTATCTACAAACATCGTTCTAAATTATTTGCTAATCTTTGGTAAGCTTGGTTTCCCTGTTTTAGGTATAAAAGGTGCTGCAATAGGGACTTTGATTGCTAGGGCAATAGGATGTATTGCAACAGTTTTTATAGTTTACGTTGGAAAGCTCCCCGGGAGAGCATATTTTAAACATGTTGCAGAATTGAATTCAAAATTTGTGAAAAACTTCTTTCATTACGCCTTACCTACTTTGGCAAATGAATTTGCCTGGTCATTGGGGTTCACTATGTATTCTGTTGTTTATGCCCATATGGGAACTGATGTTATAGCTGCTCAAAGAGTTATGTCAACTATAGAAGGGTTTGCGGTTTCTGTGACTTTTTCTATAGCAAACGCCGCATCTGTAATTATTGGAAATATATTGGGAGTATCTAAATTTGAAGAAGCCTTTGAAACTTCTAAAAAAGCCTTAAAATTAGCGGAGTTAATAAGTGTAATAGCAGCTATTATAGGGATAGTAACTACATTTTTAGTAGTTGATGTATTCGATGTTTCAGAAGAAGTTAAAAATATGGTAAAAGTCACAATAGTTATTTCAATGGGTTTTCTTCCGGTGAAGATCTTCAACGGTATGAACGTTGTCGGATTTTTAAGAGCCGGAGGAGATACAAGATTCTCTTTTTTGGTTGAAGCCTCTACGTTATGGCTTATAGGTGTTCCTCTAGCTGCGGTTGGAGGACTGATATTAGATTTGAGTTTTCCCACCGTCTACTTTTTAACAATGATGGAAGAGATTATAAAATCCATAATTCTTTTTTTCAGATACAGAAGTAAGAAATGGCTTAGAAACGTTTTAGAAGAGGCTTAG